The following are encoded in a window of Kineococcus endophyticus genomic DNA:
- a CDS encoding GAF domain-containing SpoIIE family protein phosphatase has product MQKAATDQTPTGLAETTLLPAHPDVDLDRFARLGTLALGVPVALVSMVSRHGQVFPGAVGLPEPWQTERETPLSHSLCQHVVTSGAVFAVEDARLDPLTADSLAIPDLGVVAYAGAPLRLPDPGTGLAEAGSPVVGVLCAIDGAPRRWTDEQLGVLKDLAAACSAELGLRVLEERNRLLLRLGDALVGARTVEEVSTTVARVTSTELGGAWSGLLLPDGHGRLRFTTLETLPPGTAPAWRTIDLDAPVPSAAAARERRPILFASVEELRAAFPLVETKALMPDFAASAYLPLLVQDRLIGVLCLVWATERQTLEAEADVWSALARFTAQALDRAMLDAERRSRAQVLQQSLLPRLPESTGRLQVRGRYVPATREEQIGGDWYDVVVGPQGAVTLVLGDVVGHDMAAAATMAQVRGLLRAFVWDRGESPTGPVERLDRALPGLGVDALATLVVACVEEGPEGYTLRWTNAGHPPPVLLHPDGRTELLTGAPDLLVGLVADAPRHEHVVDVPSGSTLVLYTDGLIEQRGRSLVGGIERVRESLRGNRSTDLDVLLDTLLEELVGNRGEDDCALLAVRFP; this is encoded by the coding sequence GTGCAGAAGGCCGCGACCGACCAGACCCCGACGGGGCTGGCCGAGACCACCCTGCTCCCCGCGCACCCCGACGTCGACCTGGACCGCTTCGCCCGCCTCGGCACCCTCGCGCTGGGGGTCCCGGTGGCCCTGGTGAGCATGGTCAGCCGCCACGGCCAGGTGTTCCCCGGAGCCGTCGGACTGCCCGAACCGTGGCAGACCGAGCGCGAGACGCCCCTGAGCCACTCGCTGTGCCAGCACGTGGTCACCTCCGGCGCCGTCTTCGCCGTCGAGGACGCCCGGCTCGACCCCCTCACCGCGGACTCCCTCGCCATCCCCGACCTCGGTGTCGTCGCCTACGCCGGCGCGCCCCTGCGGCTGCCGGACCCGGGCACGGGGCTGGCCGAGGCCGGGTCCCCCGTCGTCGGCGTGCTGTGCGCCATCGACGGCGCCCCCCGCCGGTGGACCGACGAGCAGCTCGGCGTCCTGAAGGACCTCGCCGCCGCCTGCTCCGCCGAGCTCGGGCTGCGCGTGCTCGAGGAGCGCAACCGGCTGCTGCTGCGGCTCGGCGACGCCCTCGTCGGCGCTCGGACGGTCGAGGAGGTCAGCACCACCGTCGCCCGCGTGACGAGCACTGAGCTCGGCGGGGCCTGGAGCGGGCTGCTGCTGCCCGACGGGCACGGGCGCCTGCGCTTCACGACGCTCGAGACCCTGCCCCCGGGCACCGCGCCCGCCTGGCGGACCATCGACCTCGACGCCCCCGTCCCCTCCGCCGCGGCCGCCCGCGAGCGCCGCCCGATCCTCTTCGCCTCGGTCGAGGAGCTGCGGGCGGCGTTCCCGCTCGTGGAGACGAAGGCGCTCATGCCGGACTTCGCGGCGTCGGCCTACCTGCCGCTGCTCGTGCAGGACCGGCTCATCGGGGTGCTGTGCCTGGTGTGGGCGACGGAGCGGCAGACGCTGGAGGCCGAGGCCGACGTGTGGAGCGCGCTGGCGCGGTTCACGGCGCAGGCGCTGGACCGGGCGATGCTCGACGCCGAGCGGCGCTCGCGCGCGCAGGTGCTGCAGCAGTCGCTGCTGCCCCGGCTGCCGGAGTCGACGGGGCGCCTGCAGGTGCGGGGCCGGTACGTGCCGGCGACGCGCGAGGAGCAGATCGGCGGCGACTGGTACGACGTGGTCGTCGGGCCGCAGGGTGCGGTGACGCTCGTGCTGGGCGACGTCGTCGGTCACGACATGGCGGCGGCCGCGACGATGGCGCAGGTCCGCGGCCTGCTGCGGGCCTTCGTCTGGGACCGCGGGGAGTCGCCGACGGGGCCGGTGGAGCGGCTGGACCGGGCCCTGCCGGGGCTGGGCGTGGACGCGCTCGCGACGCTCGTCGTGGCCTGCGTGGAGGAGGGGCCGGAGGGCTACACCCTGCGGTGGACGAACGCCGGGCACCCGCCGCCGGTGCTGCTGCACCCCGACGGCCGCACGGAGCTGCTGACCGGGGCGCCCGACCTCCTCGTCGGTCTGGTCGCCGACGCCCCGCGCCACGAGCACGTCGTCGACGTCCCGTCGGGGTCGACGCTGGTCCTCTACACCGACGGACTCATCGAGCAGCGCGGCCGCAGCCTCGTCGGCGGCATCGAGCGGGTGCGGGAGTCTCTGCGCGGCAACCGTTCCACCGACCTCGACGTGCTGCTGGACACGCTGCTGGAGGAGCTGGTCGGGAACCGGGGCGAGGACGACTGCGCCCTCCTCGCCGTCCGGTTCCCCTGA
- a CDS encoding PAS domain-containing protein, which yields MSPPKDRPPALDAGVLPGLVGYEQAALDAAGVSLVISDARTTDLPICWVSPAFTALTGYAADRVLGVNCRFLQTDQTSESSRARIREALERGEPVRETLLNRRADGSVFWNELLLAPIRQGGGDVTHVAGYQVDVTSRVTAHAAHDRFLEAERRAWSQAGRTRASR from the coding sequence ATGTCCCCACCGAAGGACCGCCCGCCCGCTCTCGACGCCGGCGTCCTGCCCGGTCTCGTCGGCTACGAGCAGGCGGCCCTGGACGCCGCGGGCGTCTCGCTGGTCATCTCCGACGCGCGCACAACCGACCTGCCCATCTGCTGGGTGAGCCCGGCCTTCACGGCGCTGACGGGCTACGCCGCCGACCGGGTGCTCGGCGTGAACTGCCGCTTCCTGCAGACCGACCAGACGAGCGAGAGCTCCCGGGCCCGCATCCGCGAGGCCCTGGAACGGGGCGAGCCGGTCCGCGAGACGCTCCTGAACCGCCGCGCGGACGGCTCGGTCTTCTGGAACGAGCTGTTGCTGGCCCCCATCCGCCAGGGCGGCGGGGACGTCACCCACGTCGCCGGGTACCAGGTCGACGTGACGTCGCGGGTGACGGCGCACGCGGCGCACGACCGCTTCCTCGAGGCCGAGCGCCGCGCGTGGTCTCAGGCCGGCAGGACGCGCGCCTCGCGGTAG
- a CDS encoding helix-turn-helix domain-containing protein: MDDRGTADTTRGFGARLAHELRSARLDRRLSTAALAEAAGVSRGAVLKVESGASQPSAALLGRLCGPLGLTLSELFTRVEGPTREDERVVRAADAPVWTDPASGYRRRSLSPAGGHLELTEIELPAGAAVTYPAAAYARIHQQVWVLDGTLELVEGVVTHVLAAGDGVQFGPPTDCTFRAPDDTTARYLVVTAPR, encoded by the coding sequence GTGGACGACCGCGGCACCGCCGACACCACCCGAGGGTTCGGTGCACGACTCGCGCACGAGCTGCGGTCCGCCCGGCTGGACCGCCGCCTGAGCACCGCCGCGCTGGCCGAGGCCGCCGGGGTCTCGCGCGGTGCGGTGCTGAAGGTGGAGAGCGGGGCGTCGCAACCCTCAGCGGCCCTGCTCGGCAGGCTCTGCGGACCGCTCGGGTTGACGCTGTCGGAGCTCTTCACGCGCGTCGAGGGACCCACCCGGGAGGACGAGCGGGTCGTGCGCGCCGCCGACGCCCCCGTGTGGACGGACCCCGCCAGCGGGTACCGCCGCCGGTCCCTGTCCCCCGCCGGCGGCCACCTCGAGCTCACGGAGATCGAGCTGCCCGCCGGGGCGGCCGTGACCTACCCGGCCGCCGCGTACGCCCGCATCCACCAGCAGGTGTGGGTCCTCGACGGCACGCTGGAACTCGTCGAGGGCGTCGTGACGCACGTCCTGGCGGCCGGCGACGGCGTTCAGTTCGGCCCCCCGACCGACTGCACCTTCCGCGCTCCGGACGACACGACGGCGCGCTACCTGGTCGTGACCGCGCCCCGTTGA
- a CDS encoding putative bifunctional diguanylate cyclase/phosphodiesterase: MSGGDGQFIVDGRTARRTDAAAVVLLVLAGAYAVVAAGCALGLWPVRVGRLADGTLGNVVEAGVLAAFVWRARRCHRVSPFWTLMAVGVGAYCASEVAFDVAEALLERGVRGITGLELGYAVGYGTLLVAGVRLVWVGARRWRVGYVAEALGILLLSAALAQEFVVRPLVGASGMPSAAVTTWVMLVVLDALLCAATVVAAVRSRGRWWSLAVGFGLLALGDTTFTVVSLAGRYTPGGGVDGLAVAGLAFLGVGALRIRTGAGGLRRSRFSIVLTPAVVLPLSFVLLALDHVHRLSPSAVWLTAGAATAAIVRLVLSQQELLELATLRREAFTDDLTGIANRRALLADLERRCATDTPFALAIVDLDRFKEVNDGLGHAAGDELLRQVVHQLLQAAPDPVLVARLGGDELALVLPGTSGPDAGADALTHALAVHRAMVRSYDLLGHRVHVAASIGVATCPEDAQRPSDLLRCADIAMYEAKTLGGTVCAFGAGDASDPARQRSSLTLMTQLRTALGLSDDSLAAADCGRLTVLFQPQIDVPTGTVCGAEALVRWDHPDLGTLSPAAFLDEAERHGLMGHLTHRVLDDALAAAATWAVDLPGRPLRLAVNLSATNLLDVDLPTRVADLLARHGVAPAVLVLEITETVLMSRSPRTRSVLEGLRALGVGLSIDDFGTGWSSLAYLKELPVEEVKLDRSFVADIAADPRSAAIVASTIWLGHQLGVRIVGEGVESEHTLEVLRRLDCDTTQGFLHSPALPAAEFRDWCSVHLAGLEAAP, translated from the coding sequence GTGAGCGGGGGTGACGGGCAGTTCATCGTCGACGGGCGCACGGCGCGCCGCACCGACGCCGCCGCGGTCGTGCTGCTCGTGCTCGCGGGTGCCTACGCCGTCGTGGCGGCCGGGTGCGCCCTGGGCCTGTGGCCGGTGCGGGTCGGCCGTCTCGCGGACGGGACCCTCGGCAACGTCGTCGAGGCGGGGGTCCTCGCGGCCTTCGTCTGGCGGGCCCGGCGGTGCCACCGGGTCTCCCCGTTCTGGACGCTCATGGCCGTCGGGGTGGGCGCCTACTGCGCCTCCGAGGTCGCGTTCGACGTCGCCGAGGCCCTCCTGGAGCGGGGGGTGCGGGGCATCACGGGTCTGGAGCTCGGCTACGCCGTCGGGTACGGGACGCTCCTGGTGGCCGGCGTCCGGCTCGTGTGGGTGGGCGCGCGGCGCTGGCGCGTGGGCTACGTGGCCGAGGCCCTCGGCATCCTCCTGCTCTCGGCGGCGCTCGCGCAGGAGTTCGTCGTGCGGCCCCTCGTCGGTGCCAGCGGGATGCCGTCGGCCGCGGTCACGACGTGGGTCATGCTCGTCGTCCTCGACGCCCTGCTCTGCGCGGCGACGGTCGTGGCCGCCGTGCGGTCCCGCGGGCGTTGGTGGTCGCTGGCCGTCGGCTTCGGCCTCCTGGCGCTGGGCGACACGACCTTCACCGTGGTCTCGCTCGCCGGCCGGTACACCCCGGGCGGGGGTGTCGACGGCCTCGCCGTGGCGGGGTTGGCCTTCCTCGGTGTCGGGGCCCTGCGCATCCGCACGGGGGCCGGCGGACTGCGCCGCAGCCGGTTCTCGATCGTGCTCACCCCCGCCGTCGTGCTGCCCCTGAGCTTCGTGCTCCTGGCCCTGGACCACGTCCACCGGCTCAGCCCGTCGGCCGTCTGGCTCACCGCGGGCGCCGCGACCGCGGCCATCGTCCGGCTGGTCCTGTCCCAGCAGGAACTGCTGGAGCTGGCGACGCTGCGGCGCGAGGCCTTCACCGACGACCTCACGGGGATCGCCAACCGGCGCGCGCTGCTCGCCGACCTGGAACGCCGGTGCGCGACCGACACGCCGTTCGCGCTGGCCATCGTCGACCTCGACCGGTTCAAGGAGGTCAACGACGGCCTCGGCCACGCGGCGGGGGACGAGCTGCTGCGCCAGGTCGTGCACCAGCTGCTGCAGGCCGCGCCCGACCCCGTCCTCGTCGCCCGGCTGGGCGGCGACGAGCTGGCGCTCGTCCTCCCGGGGACGAGCGGGCCGGACGCCGGCGCGGACGCACTGACCCACGCCCTCGCCGTGCACCGGGCGATGGTCCGCTCCTACGACCTGCTGGGGCACCGCGTCCACGTGGCCGCGAGCATCGGCGTCGCGACGTGCCCCGAGGACGCGCAGCGGCCGTCGGACCTGCTGCGGTGCGCCGACATCGCGATGTACGAGGCGAAGACGCTCGGGGGCACGGTGTGCGCCTTCGGTGCCGGTGACGCGAGCGACCCGGCCCGCCAGCGCAGCAGCCTGACCCTCATGACCCAGCTGCGGACGGCGCTGGGCCTGTCCGACGACTCGCTCGCCGCGGCGGACTGCGGACGGCTCACGGTGCTCTTCCAGCCGCAGATCGACGTGCCCACCGGGACGGTGTGCGGGGCCGAGGCGCTGGTGCGCTGGGACCACCCCGACCTCGGGACGCTGAGCCCCGCCGCCTTCCTCGACGAGGCCGAACGGCACGGCCTCATGGGGCACCTGACGCACCGCGTCCTCGACGACGCGCTCGCCGCGGCCGCGACCTGGGCCGTGGACCTGCCCGGGCGGCCGCTGCGCCTGGCCGTGAACCTGTCCGCCACGAACCTCCTCGACGTCGACCTGCCGACCCGCGTCGCCGACCTGCTCGCCCGGCACGGGGTCGCCCCCGCCGTCCTGGTCCTGGAGATCACCGAGACCGTCCTCATGAGCCGCTCCCCGCGCACCCGGTCCGTCCTGGAGGGGTTGCGCGCGCTGGGCGTCGGGTTGTCCATCGACGACTTCGGCACGGGCTGGTCGTCCCTGGCCTACCTCAAGGAACTGCCCGTCGAGGAGGTCAAGCTCGACCGCAGCTTCGTCGCCGACATCGCCGCGGACCCGCGGTCGGCGGCGATCGTGGCGTCGACGATCTGGCTGGGACACCAGCTCGGGGTGCGGATCGTGGGGGAGGGGGTGGAGTCCGAGCACACGCTCGAGGTCCTGCGGCGCCTCGACTGCGACACGACCCAGGGTTTCCTGCACTCCCCGGCGCTGCCGGCCGCGGAGTTCCGGGACTGGTGCTCGGTCCACCTCGCCGGGCTGGAGGCGGCCCCGTAG
- a CDS encoding aldo/keto reductase: MTVPSIQLHDGVSIPQLGFGVWQVPPEQTAEVVLQAFQAGYRHIDTAAGYGNEAGVGDALRASGIPREEVFITTKLANGEHGREKTLAAFDASLAKLGLDYLDLYLIHWPQQADDYVETWQAFEELKASGRVRTIGVSNFQKTHLRKLLDETGTVPTVNQVEVHPYLVQEDLRGFNAEHGIATEAWSPLAQALGLVEDPVVTGIAEQTGRTPAQVVLRWHLQQGNIVIPKSVTPERIVSNFDVTGFELSAEQVEALTGLNRDERTGPDPDVFG; this comes from the coding sequence GTGACTGTTCCCAGCATCCAGCTCCACGACGGCGTCAGCATCCCCCAACTGGGTTTCGGGGTGTGGCAGGTCCCCCCGGAGCAGACGGCCGAGGTCGTCCTGCAGGCGTTCCAGGCGGGCTACCGCCACATCGACACGGCCGCCGGGTACGGCAACGAGGCGGGTGTCGGTGACGCGTTGCGCGCCAGCGGGATCCCGCGCGAAGAGGTGTTCATCACCACCAAGCTCGCGAACGGCGAGCACGGCCGGGAGAAGACCCTCGCGGCGTTCGACGCGTCCCTGGCCAAGCTCGGCCTGGACTACCTCGACCTGTACCTCATCCACTGGCCGCAGCAGGCCGACGACTACGTCGAGACCTGGCAGGCGTTCGAGGAGCTCAAGGCGTCCGGGCGGGTCCGGACCATCGGCGTCTCGAACTTCCAGAAGACGCACCTGCGCAAGCTCCTCGACGAGACCGGCACCGTGCCGACGGTGAACCAGGTCGAGGTCCACCCCTACCTCGTGCAGGAGGACCTGCGCGGTTTCAACGCCGAGCACGGCATCGCGACCGAGGCGTGGAGCCCGCTGGCCCAGGCCCTCGGTCTCGTCGAGGACCCCGTCGTCACCGGCATCGCCGAGCAGACCGGCCGGACCCCGGCGCAGGTCGTCCTGCGCTGGCACCTGCAGCAGGGGAACATCGTCATCCCCAAGTCGGTGACGCCCGAGCGCATCGTGTCGAACTTCGACGTCACCGGGTTCGAGCTGTCGGCCGAGCAGGTCGAGGCGCTGACGGGGCTCAACCGCGACGAGCGCACCGGCCCGGACCCCGACGTCTTCGGCTGA
- a CDS encoding SDR family oxidoreductase, whose protein sequence is MPTVVVMAASSPRPDRAPVPVRTPPDGAHALVVGATGITGTALAEQLVAAGWRTSGLSRRPPTVDGVEHVRADLFSRDSLERELAGLAPTHVFVTAWARQETEAENVRVNGGMVRDLLAVLGAQGSVRHTALVTGLKHYLGPFEAYGQGDLPDTPFLEDAPRLDAENFYYAQEDELFAAAERHGFGWSVHRAHTVTGFAVGNAMNLVPTLGAYAAVVRATGRPFVFPGSRTQWDGVVDLTDAGQLADHQLWAATTPEAADTAFNVVNGDVVRWRRLWPRLAGHLGVEAQGPGTEPLTLTEQMRDAEPVWARLVAEHGLVEEDLTKVASWWHSDSDLGRDVEVLADMTRSRLAGFTGYVSTERALLGLVDRYREARVLPA, encoded by the coding sequence ATGCCTACCGTGGTGGTCATGGCCGCCTCCTCGCCCCGCCCCGACCGCGCCCCCGTCCCCGTGCGCACCCCGCCGGACGGTGCCCACGCCCTCGTCGTCGGCGCCACGGGGATCACCGGCACCGCCCTGGCCGAGCAGCTCGTCGCCGCCGGCTGGCGCACCTCGGGCCTGTCCCGGCGTCCGCCCACGGTCGACGGGGTCGAGCACGTGCGGGCCGACCTGTTCTCCCGCGACAGCCTCGAGCGCGAGCTCGCCGGTCTGGCCCCGACCCACGTGTTCGTCACGGCCTGGGCGCGGCAGGAGACCGAGGCCGAGAACGTCCGCGTCAACGGCGGCATGGTCCGCGACCTGCTCGCCGTCCTCGGTGCGCAGGGGTCGGTCCGGCACACCGCGCTCGTCACCGGGCTCAAGCACTACCTCGGCCCCTTCGAGGCGTACGGCCAGGGGGACCTGCCCGACACCCCGTTCCTGGAGGACGCCCCGCGGCTGGACGCGGAGAACTTCTACTACGCCCAGGAGGACGAGCTGTTCGCCGCCGCCGAGCGCCACGGGTTCGGCTGGTCGGTGCACCGCGCGCACACCGTCACCGGCTTCGCCGTCGGCAACGCCATGAACCTCGTCCCGACCCTCGGGGCCTACGCGGCCGTCGTCCGGGCCACCGGCCGGCCCTTCGTCTTCCCGGGCTCGCGCACCCAGTGGGACGGCGTCGTCGACCTGACAGACGCCGGGCAGCTGGCCGACCACCAGCTCTGGGCCGCGACGACCCCCGAGGCGGCCGACACCGCGTTCAACGTCGTCAACGGCGACGTCGTCCGCTGGCGCCGGCTGTGGCCGCGGCTGGCCGGGCACCTCGGCGTCGAAGCGCAGGGCCCGGGCACCGAACCCCTCACCCTCACCGAGCAGATGCGGGACGCCGAACCCGTCTGGGCGCGGCTGGTGGCCGAGCACGGCCTGGTCGAGGAGGACCTGACGAAGGTCGCCTCCTGGTGGCACAGCGACTCCGACCTCGGCCGCGACGTCGAGGTGTTGGCCGACATGACCCGCAGCCGGCTGGCCGGGTTCACCGGGTACGTCAGCACCGAGCGCGCCCTGCTTGGGCTCGTCGACCGCTACCGCGAGGCGCGCGTCCTGCCGGCCTGA
- a CDS encoding VOC family protein, with product MTTTDTPAVRPTGIHHVRLTVTDIVRSKAFYQDVFGVEPAVDFSAQAGDPGVREDQEKLYGGCVFAVGDQLLGLRPVAETGDRFVSTRVGLDHVSLQVGSRADLDDAAERLSARGVEHGEVLELDQGIAVLSLQDPDDINLELTAPL from the coding sequence ATGACCACCACCGACACCCCCGCCGTGCGGCCCACCGGCATCCACCACGTCCGGCTGACCGTCACCGACATCGTCCGGTCGAAGGCCTTCTACCAGGACGTCTTCGGCGTCGAGCCGGCCGTCGACTTCAGCGCGCAGGCCGGCGACCCGGGCGTCCGCGAGGACCAGGAGAAGCTCTACGGCGGGTGCGTCTTCGCCGTGGGCGACCAGCTCCTCGGCCTGCGGCCGGTGGCCGAGACGGGGGACCGCTTCGTCTCCACGCGCGTCGGGCTGGACCACGTCAGCCTGCAGGTCGGTTCCCGCGCCGACCTCGACGACGCCGCCGAGCGGCTGTCCGCCCGCGGCGTCGAGCACGGCGAGGTCCTCGAGCTCGACCAGGGCATCGCGGTCCTGTCGCTGCAGGACCCCGACGACATCAACCTGGAGCTGACCGCCCCGCTCTGA
- a CDS encoding diguanylate cyclase domain-containing protein — MIARLQQGRTGEPDRTARPDAPVRGGGVRLAVTTALLVTLLTALMPVLADTQDLSEVVWWPAAGAALGLAARRPARRWWCVAGTLVGSVLACQVVPVQGIETPIFASAQALQCGVGAALISALGRGESARLRRGRDAWRFTAGAGAGVAAATLLVQTADRSDGGPYALAQLLGILLVAPLLLLPPSSWTQHPADGRRSRAAASEWALVLLLSATVSGTVFWNHSRGPWAFLVIVPILWGAARLGVGRALSCQLVVAVVATTGTALGRGPYGSGVQGSLALQALLFVSGAVALVMSLVVRSRERATVTAERREEVFRRTFDDALLGVALLRLRPDGSAVVARVNERLQSMLGTDVAVGSDWAEQVHPDHREVFVEAVAEMALEVGEGRQAHWHAELQHGDGEVWLELAAAAWPTPGDDGRPGEVGAVVQVADVTQRRLVQRRLREAALHDPLTGLPNRTLLEDRLRHALSAAARSGDQVALLYCDLDDFKPVNDTGGHAAGDHVLIDVADRLTAAVRPGDTVARLGGDEFAVVCPGLPDEAAAADVAERVVAAMQDPFPVAGWEFRVGISVGLAMADASQDATRVLQQADQAMYAAKGSGKGRVRSAPSPRTIDLRTAGA; from the coding sequence ATGATCGCGAGACTGCAGCAGGGCCGGACGGGTGAGCCCGACCGGACCGCCCGTCCCGACGCCCCCGTGCGCGGCGGCGGCGTCCGGCTCGCGGTCACCACGGCGCTCCTCGTCACCCTCCTCACCGCGCTCATGCCGGTGCTGGCCGACACCCAGGACCTCTCCGAGGTCGTCTGGTGGCCGGCGGCGGGGGCCGCGCTCGGGCTGGCGGCACGTCGGCCGGCCCGGCGGTGGTGGTGCGTCGCCGGGACGCTCGTCGGCTCGGTCCTCGCCTGCCAGGTGGTGCCGGTCCAGGGCATCGAGACGCCCATCTTCGCGAGTGCGCAGGCGCTGCAGTGCGGGGTCGGCGCGGCGCTGATCTCCGCGCTCGGCCGAGGGGAGTCTGCGCGCTTGCGTCGGGGCCGGGACGCCTGGCGCTTCACCGCGGGGGCCGGCGCGGGGGTCGCCGCGGCGACGCTGCTCGTCCAGACCGCCGACCGCTCCGACGGCGGGCCGTACGCGCTGGCGCAGCTGCTCGGGATCCTGCTCGTCGCCCCGCTGCTCCTGCTGCCGCCGTCCTCCTGGACCCAGCACCCCGCGGACGGGCGGCGCTCGCGGGCCGCGGCGTCGGAGTGGGCCCTGGTCCTGCTGCTGTCCGCGACCGTCTCCGGGACGGTGTTCTGGAACCACTCCCGCGGCCCGTGGGCGTTCCTCGTCATCGTGCCGATCCTCTGGGGTGCAGCACGTCTCGGGGTGGGCCGGGCCCTGTCGTGTCAGCTCGTCGTCGCCGTCGTCGCCACCACCGGGACGGCCCTGGGCCGCGGCCCCTACGGCAGCGGCGTCCAGGGGTCGCTGGCCCTGCAGGCCCTCCTGTTCGTCTCCGGCGCCGTCGCGCTCGTCATGTCCCTCGTCGTGCGCTCCCGCGAACGCGCGACCGTCACCGCCGAGCGCCGCGAGGAGGTGTTCCGCCGCACGTTCGACGACGCCCTGCTCGGGGTCGCGCTGCTGCGGCTGCGCCCGGACGGGTCCGCCGTGGTGGCGCGCGTCAACGAGCGCCTGCAGTCGATGCTCGGCACCGACGTCGCCGTCGGCTCGGACTGGGCCGAGCAGGTCCACCCCGACCACCGCGAGGTCTTCGTGGAGGCCGTGGCGGAGATGGCGCTCGAGGTCGGCGAGGGCCGCCAGGCGCACTGGCACGCCGAGCTCCAGCACGGCGACGGCGAGGTCTGGCTCGAGCTGGCCGCCGCCGCGTGGCCCACCCCCGGCGACGACGGCCGGCCCGGCGAGGTCGGCGCCGTCGTCCAGGTCGCCGACGTCACCCAGCGCAGGCTCGTCCAGCGCCGTCTGCGCGAGGCCGCCCTCCACGACCCGCTGACCGGGCTGCCGAACCGCACGCTGCTGGAGGACCGCCTGCGCCACGCGCTGTCGGCCGCCGCCCGCAGCGGCGACCAGGTCGCGCTCCTGTACTGCGACCTCGACGACTTCAAGCCCGTCAACGACACCGGCGGCCACGCCGCGGGCGACCACGTCCTCATCGACGTCGCCGACCGCCTCACCGCGGCCGTGCGCCCCGGCGACACCGTGGCCCGCCTCGGCGGCGACGAGTTCGCCGTCGTCTGCCCCGGCCTGCCGGACGAGGCCGCCGCCGCCGACGTCGCCGAACGCGTCGTGGCCGCCATGCAGGACCCGTTCCCCGTCGCCGGCTGGGAGTTCCGCGTCGGGATCAGCGTCGGTCTGGCGATGGCCGACGCCTCCCAGGACGCCACCCGCGTGCTGCAGCAGGCCGACCAGGCCATGTACGCCGCCAAGGGCTCCGGCAAGGGCCGGGTCCGGTCCGCGCCCTCCCCCCGCACGATCGACCTGCGGACCGCCGGAGCCTGA
- a CDS encoding ATP-binding protein yields the protein MTRLELRADPSAARRTRSWLREQFATVALPTQVRQTLELLTTELVTNAVRHGGEPIEVRLRHLEGLVRVSVSDGGAGRPLVRHVPPTATGGRGVALVDTLAHRWGLDPAGAGKTVWFELPLA from the coding sequence ATGACGCGTCTGGAGCTGCGGGCTGATCCGTCGGCTGCTCGGCGCACCCGGTCGTGGTTGCGTGAGCAGTTCGCGACCGTCGCTCTGCCCACCCAGGTCCGGCAGACGCTGGAGCTGCTGACCACCGAGCTGGTCACCAACGCCGTCCGTCACGGCGGCGAACCCATCGAGGTCCGGCTGCGCCACCTCGAGGGGTTGGTGCGGGTGTCCGTCAGCGACGGCGGCGCCGGTCGCCCCCTCGTGCGGCACGTCCCCCCGACGGCCACCGGCGGACGGGGTGTCGCGCTCGTCGACACCCTCGCCCACCGTTGGGGTCTGGACCCGGCCGGGGCCGGGAAGACCGTCTGGTTCGAACTGCCCCTGGCGTAA
- a CDS encoding P1 family peptidase: MTGTLTDVAGLQVGHVTRRGDGWLTGVTVVLPPPGTVGGVDVRGGGPGTHETDALDPRTLVPTVDAVVLTGGSAYGLVTAHGVQRFLAARGRGFRVGAAPGEVVPIVPAAAVFDLGRGGVFGHHPTEEMGFEAAAAATSEPVARGVVGAGTGAVVGGRWKGGVGTASARVALPAGGAVVAALAVVNAVGVPAGGPAERGPAAPLNTTLVVVATDAALDPAETSRTATAAHAGLARALDPVHTLADGDTVFALATGAVPLAGDRTARVGQLVELQRVAADGVRAAVLDGVASAEPVGDWPRFPG; this comes from the coding sequence GTGACCGGAACCCTCACCGACGTCGCCGGGCTGCAGGTCGGGCACGTCACCCGCCGCGGTGACGGCTGGCTCACCGGCGTCACCGTGGTGCTGCCCCCGCCCGGCACGGTCGGCGGTGTCGACGTCCGCGGCGGGGGGCCGGGCACCCACGAGACCGACGCGCTCGACCCGCGCACGCTCGTCCCGACGGTGGACGCCGTCGTCCTCACCGGCGGGTCCGCCTACGGCCTCGTCACCGCCCACGGCGTGCAGCGGTTCCTCGCCGCGCGCGGCCGCGGGTTCCGCGTGGGCGCGGCGCCCGGGGAGGTCGTCCCGATCGTCCCGGCGGCCGCGGTGTTCGACCTCGGCCGCGGCGGCGTCTTCGGCCACCACCCGACCGAGGAGATGGGGTTCGAGGCGGCCGCGGCCGCGACGTCGGAGCCGGTGGCGCGCGGCGTCGTGGGCGCCGGCACGGGGGCCGTGGTGGGCGGCCGCTGGAAGGGCGGGGTGGGGACGGCCTCGGCCCGGGTGGCCCTGCCGGCGGGGGGCGCGGTGGTGGCGGCGCTCGCGGTCGTCAACGCGGTCGGGGTGCCGGCCGGCGGCCCCGCCGAGCGCGGTCCGGCGGCCCCGCTCAACACGACGCTCGTCGTCGTCGCCACCGACGCCGCGCTGGACCCCGCGGAGACGTCGCGGACGGCGACCGCGGCCCACGCCGGGTTGGCCCGGGCCCTGGACCCGGTGCACACGCTCGCCGACGGCGACACCGTCTTCGCGCTCGCCACGGGCGCCGTGCCGCTGGCCGGTGACCGGACCGCGCGGGTCGGGCAGCTCGTCGAGCTGCAGCGGGTGGCGGCCGACGGCGTGCGCGCCGCCGTGCTGGACGGGGTCGCGTCGGCCGAGCCCGTGGGCGACTGGCCGCGCTTCCCCGGCTGA